Proteins encoded together in one Variovorax paradoxus window:
- a CDS encoding PrsW family intramembrane metalloprotease, with translation MSLELTPQQDRGEWPVGTDSFFQPRRAAFWLLAALIANGLFYTFNMFSVGFRVVPVTALLGLLVWGIYTLVFLVVFRTLDLLEQHPPEAFVLAFAWGGLGAVYFAAPANIAIQSLCAKLVSPDFVAVWGPAIAGPITEEFLKLAGVVLLILVARNQFQTYLSVLIVGAMAGLGFQVVENLTYTLNASLHFPLENQVYPVLLNLLTRGLLSGLWSHAAYTTIASFGVAWFLLHPERPMAARIGCALFCFALAWAMHFIWNSPWLEDLFGGGYGEMAVLLVVKGIPAMIAAGIFWRVAARENGTYLHALAAYFVPERELIRDDEWIRLGAPLLRYKVRMEIGWTFGLRARRLKTQLQREQLRLIRKAMTYGRGAQTLRHEVAIRRLRAMLDPLMEAPR, from the coding sequence ATGAGCCTCGAACTCACCCCGCAACAGGACCGCGGCGAATGGCCGGTGGGCACCGATTCGTTCTTCCAGCCGCGCCGCGCGGCGTTCTGGCTGCTGGCCGCGCTCATCGCCAATGGGCTGTTCTATACCTTCAACATGTTCTCGGTCGGGTTCCGTGTCGTTCCCGTTACGGCGCTGCTTGGCCTGCTGGTGTGGGGCATCTATACGCTGGTCTTTCTTGTGGTGTTTCGCACGCTCGACTTGCTCGAGCAGCATCCGCCCGAAGCCTTTGTGCTGGCGTTTGCGTGGGGCGGCCTGGGGGCGGTGTACTTTGCCGCGCCTGCGAACATTGCCATACAGAGCCTGTGCGCCAAGCTGGTGTCGCCTGACTTCGTGGCAGTCTGGGGGCCGGCCATTGCGGGCCCGATTACCGAGGAGTTCCTGAAGCTTGCCGGTGTGGTCTTGCTGATTCTCGTGGCGCGCAACCAGTTCCAGACCTACCTCTCGGTGCTCATCGTCGGTGCCATGGCGGGGCTGGGCTTTCAGGTGGTCGAAAACCTCACCTACACCCTCAACGCCTCGCTGCACTTTCCGCTCGAGAACCAGGTGTACCCGGTGCTGCTCAACCTGCTGACGCGCGGGCTGCTGAGCGGGCTTTGGAGCCATGCGGCCTACACCACCATCGCATCTTTTGGGGTGGCGTGGTTTCTGCTGCACCCCGAGCGGCCCATGGCGGCAAGAATCGGCTGCGCGCTTTTTTGCTTTGCGCTGGCGTGGGCCATGCATTTCATCTGGAACTCGCCGTGGCTTGAAGATCTTTTTGGCGGCGGCTATGGCGAGATGGCGGTGCTGCTTGTAGTCAAGGGCATTCCCGCGATGATTGCGGCCGGGATCTTCTGGCGCGTTGCCGCTCGCGAGAACGGCACCTATCTTCATGCGCTTGCGGCCTACTTTGTGCCCGAGCGGGAACTGATCCGCGACGACGAGTGGATTCGCCTGGGCGCGCCTCTGCTGCGCTACAAGGTTCGCATGGAAATCGGCTGGACCTTCGGCCTGCGGGCAAGGCGCCTGAAGACCCAGCTGCAGCGCGAACAGCTGCGGCTCATTCGCAAGGCAATGACCTATGGACGCGGGGCGCAGACGCTGCGGCACGAGGTAGCGATAAGGCGGCTGCGCGCGATGCTCGATCCGCTCATGGAAGCTCCACGCTGA
- a CDS encoding VOC family protein, with amino-acid sequence MKQGIDVVGLYVRDQDEALAFYVDKLGFRVHTDVGNGGYRWLTVQHPEQPSFQLGLFLPGPPVHDEATAQALRALVAKGAMPPLVLTVDDCRAAYARMHALGVEFTQEPVDRYGTVDAGFRDPSGNGWKMIQGRG; translated from the coding sequence ATGAAACAGGGCATTGATGTCGTCGGTTTGTATGTGCGCGATCAGGACGAAGCGCTGGCGTTCTATGTAGACAAGCTCGGCTTCCGCGTTCACACGGACGTGGGCAATGGCGGCTATCGGTGGCTCACGGTGCAGCACCCGGAGCAGCCGTCGTTCCAGCTTGGCCTTTTTCTGCCCGGCCCGCCGGTGCACGACGAGGCCACCGCCCAGGCGCTGCGCGCCCTGGTGGCCAAAGGTGCGATGCCGCCGCTCGTGCTCACCGTGGACGACTGCCGCGCGGCCTACGCCCGGATGCATGCCTTGGGGGTGGAGTTCACGCAGGAGCCGGTGGATCGCTACGGCACCGTGGACGCCGGCTTTCGCGACCCTTCCGGGAATGGATGGAAGATGATCCAGGGCCGCGGCTGA
- a CDS encoding extensin-like domain-containing protein, with translation MALDPSDNPEEKLEPSGRKRWLGAAFVCAALAAPLLAAWGVATGRLVIPERFNPWAPLDVAAAPDWLTGFKLSRARNEPARCLAALAQTGMQYDLLPDRVTAPGCGFTNSVRLRSAGVRLGTAPSLSCPMALSFFMWERYALQPAAIQHFDQPVVAIEHLGSYACRNVNRGEGAVPGASRSRHATADALDVAGLTLASGRRITVLQAWPRSGAADAASTNDSAALLLLDAHRGACRFFNGVLGPDYNAAHSDHFHLETGGYGVCR, from the coding sequence ATGGCCTTGGATCCTTCAGACAATCCAGAAGAAAAGCTGGAACCGTCGGGCCGCAAGCGCTGGCTCGGCGCGGCGTTTGTGTGCGCTGCGCTCGCTGCGCCTCTGCTGGCCGCGTGGGGTGTTGCTACCGGCAGGCTGGTGATTCCGGAGCGCTTCAATCCGTGGGCTCCGCTCGATGTGGCGGCGGCGCCCGACTGGCTGACCGGCTTCAAGCTTTCGCGCGCACGCAATGAACCTGCGCGCTGTCTTGCTGCGCTGGCGCAAACCGGCATGCAGTACGACCTGCTGCCCGACCGCGTCACCGCACCGGGCTGCGGCTTCACAAACTCGGTGAGGCTGCGCTCGGCCGGCGTGCGCCTTGGCACGGCGCCTTCGCTGAGCTGCCCCATGGCGCTTTCCTTCTTCATGTGGGAGAGGTACGCGCTGCAGCCGGCCGCTATTCAGCACTTCGATCAGCCCGTGGTGGCCATCGAACACCTGGGCAGCTACGCCTGCCGCAACGTGAACCGCGGCGAAGGTGCCGTGCCGGGTGCTTCGCGCAGTCGGCACGCGACGGCCGATGCGCTCGATGTTGCCGGCCTGACGCTGGCGAGCGGCAGGCGCATCACGGTACTGCAAGCCTGGCCTCGCAGCGGCGCGGCCGATGCTGCGAGCACGAACGATTCGGCCGCCCTGCTGTTGCTCGATGCGCACCGCGGCGCATGCCGGTTCTTCAATGGCGTGCTGGGCCCCGACTACAACGCCGCGCATAGCGACCACTTTCACCTGGAGACCGGTGGGTACGGCGTGTGCCGCTAG
- a CDS encoding helix-turn-helix domain-containing protein: protein MSEAPPPQDPALLRRLLRAKDRMDAASHEEWPVVRLAEVSGVSEAHFARSFKQAFGIPPHRYLLTRRIERAMALLRETDLPITDIAFDTGWASLGTFGRTFRDITGNSPSAVRSQGRQAPREQGAVPVCIANAARRPGLTTAVSEKRRQAANGTNTPEQQQESS from the coding sequence ATGAGCGAAGCCCCTCCCCCGCAGGACCCTGCCCTGCTGCGACGGCTGCTGCGCGCAAAAGACCGGATGGACGCCGCTTCGCACGAAGAGTGGCCCGTGGTGCGGCTTGCGGAGGTAAGCGGTGTGTCCGAGGCCCACTTCGCAAGGTCGTTCAAGCAGGCGTTCGGTATTCCGCCTCACCGGTATCTGCTCACGCGGCGCATCGAGCGTGCAATGGCGTTGCTTCGCGAAACCGACCTGCCCATTACCGACATCGCCTTCGACACCGGCTGGGCGAGCCTGGGCACCTTCGGGCGCACCTTTCGCGACATTACCGGCAACAGCCCGAGCGCCGTGCGCTCGCAAGGCCGGCAGGCACCGCGAGAACAAGGCGCTGTGCCTGTGTGCATCGCGAACGCCGCGCGCCGGCCCGGCCTCACGACCGCAGTTTCGGAGAAGCGGCGCCAGGCGGCAAACGGTACAAACACGCCCGAACAACAACAGGAGAGTTCATGA
- the map gene encoding type I methionyl aminopeptidase: protein MTIETQDDVVALKRIGKIVSFVLQQMLDAAEPGMTTRELDLLGERLLQEHGAQSAPRLTYNFPGATCISINEQAAHGIPGERVIRAGDVLNIDVSAELGGYFADTGGTTVVPPTTPQKTRLCHATRTALAEAMKTARAGQPINAIGAAIERTAKAYGFKIIENLGSHGVGRALHEEPEHIPGYFDPSDKRVLKEGMVITIEPFLSTKSRIVTEAADGWTLAGASGNLSAQYEHTMIITKGAPIVVTQH from the coding sequence ATGACCATCGAAACGCAAGACGACGTCGTAGCATTGAAACGGATCGGAAAAATAGTCTCGTTCGTGCTGCAGCAAATGCTCGACGCCGCAGAGCCCGGCATGACCACGCGCGAGCTCGACTTGCTTGGCGAAAGGCTGTTGCAAGAGCATGGCGCGCAGTCTGCGCCAAGGTTGACATACAACTTTCCCGGAGCGACGTGCATCAGCATCAATGAACAGGCGGCGCACGGCATTCCCGGGGAGCGCGTCATCCGGGCCGGGGACGTGCTGAACATCGATGTGTCGGCGGAGCTTGGCGGGTACTTTGCCGATACCGGTGGAACTACCGTCGTACCCCCGACCACTCCGCAGAAAACCCGCCTCTGTCACGCCACGCGCACGGCGCTCGCCGAGGCGATGAAGACCGCCCGTGCCGGACAACCGATCAATGCGATTGGAGCCGCCATCGAGCGCACTGCAAAGGCATACGGTTTCAAGATCATCGAAAACCTGGGAAGCCACGGGGTCGGGCGTGCGCTGCACGAAGAGCCGGAACACATCCCCGGCTACTTCGATCCCTCGGACAAGCGCGTTTTGAAGGAAGGCATGGTCATCACCATCGAACCTTTCCTGTCGACCAAGAGCCGCATCGTTACCGAAGCTGCCGACGGCTGGACGCTCGCAGGCGCAAGCGGAAACCTGTCTGCGCAGTACGAGCACACGATGATCATCACCAAGGGCGCTCCAATCGTCGTTACGCAGCACTGA
- a CDS encoding iron chaperone, whose product MTSKHPSTIDEYIEAAPPEGRPHLRRVYAILKSVAPHAEETIKWGTPFFVEPRFLFAFSAHKAHVNFAPTEATLKAFGKELAKHKTTRNYLQLPYDKPVPEELVRKIAEHCVKAVREREDDAFW is encoded by the coding sequence ATGACAAGCAAGCACCCGAGCACGATCGACGAATACATCGAGGCAGCCCCGCCCGAGGGCCGGCCGCATCTGCGCCGGGTGTATGCCATTCTCAAAAGCGTTGCGCCCCATGCAGAAGAAACGATCAAGTGGGGAACGCCGTTCTTCGTGGAGCCGCGGTTCCTGTTCGCTTTTTCGGCGCACAAGGCGCATGTCAACTTTGCACCTACTGAGGCAACGCTGAAGGCGTTTGGCAAAGAGCTCGCAAAGCACAAGACAACCAGGAACTACCTTCAGCTCCCCTACGACAAGCCCGTGCCTGAAGAGCTCGTCCGCAAGATTGCGGAGCACTGCGTGAAAGCGGTGCGTGAGCGCGAAGACGACGCCTTCTGGTAG
- a CDS encoding DUF1801 domain-containing protein, with amino-acid sequence MKNTEVSQDLPAPELISRKIAEMGDWRGDTLARMRKLIQQADPEVVEELKWMGTPVWSHDGIICTGETYKGKVKLTFAKGASLKDPARLFNSSLDGNVRRAIDILEGEALDEAAFKALVKEAVALNSSGKKSKAAKKAKT; translated from the coding sequence ATGAAAAATACGGAAGTGAGCCAGGACCTGCCGGCGCCGGAACTCATCTCGAGAAAAATTGCCGAGATGGGCGACTGGCGCGGCGACACGCTGGCAAGAATGCGCAAGCTCATCCAGCAGGCAGACCCGGAGGTGGTCGAGGAGCTGAAGTGGATGGGTACACCGGTGTGGTCGCACGACGGCATCATCTGCACCGGCGAAACCTACAAGGGCAAGGTAAAGCTCACCTTCGCCAAGGGAGCGTCGCTGAAAGACCCGGCCCGCCTCTTCAACTCGAGCCTGGACGGCAATGTGCGCCGTGCCATCGACATTCTCGAAGGAGAAGCGCTCGACGAGGCTGCGTTCAAGGCGCTGGTCAAGGAGGCGGTTGCGCTCAATAGCTCGGGCAAGAAGTCCAAAGCTGCGAAGAAGGCGAAGACCTGA